Part of the Bacteroides acidifaciens genome, CCGGCAATGGTGCCCAACAGGGGCAATTTACGAAAGCTGCCGCCGCATCTTTATTGGTACGCCTTTATCTCAATGCGGAAAAATGGATTGGACAGCCTAAGTGGCAGGAATGTATTGAGATGTGTAACCGCATCACTGGTGGAGAATTCGGATATTATGCGATTGCGGACAACTGGTATGAGCCTTTCGACTGGAACAATGAGATGAGTAATGAGGTGATATTTGGTTTCCCTGGTTCCTATGGGCTGACTAGCTGGCATCTCCAAAATGACCGGAGAACAGTGTACGGACGTGGTTTGCCTTATGGCAGTGCCTATTACCTGAAAATAGAAGGAAATGGCGAACGTAATCCGAAATACGCGCTTTCACCAAGCTATGACAACCAGCAACCCCGCGAACTGTTCGATTACGAACTGGGGATGGTCACCCGAAAATTTGCCAAATATCCGGGAGATGTCCGTTATAAACAATATGTAAATACAGGCAATAACACAAGGGAAGGTATGTTCTTCCTCGAAGGCAAGATTGCGAACTCAGCGGTCAGTGGAGGATATGCCAAGAATCCGGATAATCAATATGTGCTTTACCTGCGCGACCAGGTGGGACGTTTCGAGGGAAATGCCGAATCGGGTTATATCTCCAATCCGGCTTATAAGGAATCAAAGCTGGGCAACGGTGACTTCAACTCAGGTCTTTACTGCGTGAAATATCCGTTCTACCCGTTCACGGGAGGATATTATATTGAATCGGACTATACGGAGATACGTCTGGCGGAGATTGTCTATTCGCAGGCGGAATGTCTTCTCCGTCTCGGACAGGCAGGCGAAGCGGGCAAGTTGCTGAACAGCGTACGCAAGCGGAACTATGAGAACTTTACAGCCAATATAGCTTACCAGCCGGAAGGCAATGTGGTGCTCGACATGAAAGAAATGCTCGATGAATGGGGACGTGAATTCCTGGCGGAGAGCCGCCGGCGTACTGACCTGATTCGTTTCGGCAGGTATCAGGAAGCATGGTGGGATAAACCACGGGATGCGGACAATCATTATGAACTGTTCCCCTTGTCGCAGACGCAACTGGAACAGAACGAATACCTGAAACAGAATCCGGGTTATCCTGATATTACCCGATGAAATCGGTGATTTTGCGATTATTCTTATCTAATGTACAAGTTAAAAAAGAAAGAAAATGAGAAATAGTTTATTCATAATATCGAAGCTGTGTATGCTGGCTTTCATTATCCTGTTGGCACAGGGATGCCAGGAAGACTATGAAATGATAGACCCGCCTATGATGACCGATTACGATGATGATTTGGACGAAGAGGTGATTATGCAGGAAGGGTTGGAGAGTTATTTTGTAACCCAGTTCGGTGAGGGTGATATGGACGGTAGTTCTTGGGAACAGGCGTTGGACGTAGCCGGTTTCCGCAAGTTGTTGAGCGGGTCTGTCGACCTTTCCAAGAGTACGATTTATATGAGCCAGGGAAAGTATGTGATGTCCGAAGAGAGTGGTCTTGGCGTGATTATCCGCAAGAATGTGAAGGCGATTAAAGGCGGATATAGCCAGTTTAGTGAAGGGACGGACGTTTCGGTTCGTGATATAGATGCTTATGTGACAGTTATCAGTGGCGATGTGAACGGGAATAAGCAGGCAGATGCGGGTGACTGTGGTTTGCTGCTGGTCAAGAAAGGGATTATCGCTATTGAGGGAGTTACTTTCCAATACGGGTATGTGTCCGAAGCGGATGCCAGTACTACCGAATGTGGGAGTGGTATTTACGTGAACGGCAGTACGGGGGATACTTCCGTTGAACTGACTGACTGTGTGATAAGGGATTGTAAATCGACAGTGACGACTTCTCTTAAACAAGGGGGAGCGGCTGTCTTCATCCTGTCGGGACAAGTCCGGCTGAATAATGTAAAGCTTCTGGATAATACGTCGGTAGGTCGTGGAGGAGCTGTACGTTGTAATAGTAAGACTGCTGTGGCATTAATGAATAAAAGTTTGCTGAAAGGTAATTCCCATTCGGGTTCATGGGGCAATGGAATCCAGATGTCGGAAGGGCATATCTGCATGAACAATACTACGATTATAGAGAATGAAGGTACGGGTGCTGCCTTGAATGGTGGGGGAAGTTTCCTGCTTGTCAATAGTACGATTGTAGGAAATGCAAGTGATAGCCATGGGGCTGTCCGTTGCGAGACAGGAATTGGTGGGGATACGAAGTTTGTCAATAACCTTTTGATTGCCGAAAATCCTTCTGCTCCGAGTTTCAATCTGAACGGAAGCAATAAAGAAGCTTCATCAAAAGGCTATAACGTCTATCAACGTGTCACAGGTATTACGATGAGCACACTTGATACGGCTTATCCCAATCCTGTGAACGGCATGCTGAATGAGGAAGGCGTTTATGTATGGGACATCAACCAGCTTGGTACAATAAAAGGATATGCCACGAAGCAGGCGGTGATAGAGGTGGCAAAAAGTTTCAATCCGGTAGCTTCGCCCATTGCTAATCTGGGAGAGGTATTTGTAGAGTGGGTTGGTGAGGATGCTTTCGGAGTAGATCAGCGTGGAGTGACCCGTAATGCCAACAAGATGCAGGCTGGCGCTTATGATGCCGTTCTGACGAATTAAACTGTAAAACGACTGTAACATGAAAAAGATATTTTATATACTGGCCTTGGGCATCGGGCTGACCGGATGCTCGAATAATGAGGATGAATTACTACCGGTGGGTGGTTCTTCTGAAGCACGGGTAATCAGTGTTATTACGGAAGTGAATGAGCCGCTGTCGCGTGCAGGGTATGACGCTACGAATCTGGAGCGTTTCGGATTGATGATTCGCAACGGTGAGAATGCCGCTTACAACTATCACAAACAAATGGTCGGTTCCGGCAATGTGTGGAGCACGTCGGACGGTCAGCAAATGCTGTGGGATGCGGAAAGAACGCCTGTGACGATGATTGCATATGCACCTTATGCGAGTGAAGCCACTCCGGATGCTCCGTTGGCGGTTAATGCATTGACCAATCAGGCGACAGAAGCCAATGTGATGTCTTCCGATTTTCTGCTGATGAAAGCGACAGTCGACCCGGAAAAGGATTTGACTGCCGACGGAAAATTGAAAATCTCCTTGAACCATGCCATGAGCAAGCTGATTATTAAAATCACTGTGAACGGAACGGCGGATGCTGAGATGAATAAGTTAGGAGATATGTCTATCAACGGCGCTGTCGTGAACGGTATCTGCGATTTGACGGTAGCAGCTCCGGTGGTTGTTCCTGTGGCTGACGCCGCAGTGGCTACTGTGGTTCCCTATAAAGGAACGGATTATTGTGAATGTATCCTGCCGCCGCAAAGGATAGCGGAGGGTTTCTCTATCAATTTCAGTTATGACGGAAAGCTCTATATCTGGTCTGCGGAGGAAGCCATTGAACTGGAGAAAGGCGTGGAGCATACCTTGACTCTCAATGTAAATACAACTGCGCGGCTGGCTGCCATGCAAGCCAGGAACTGGGCAACCGGTCAGCTTATCGACCGGAATTAAAAGAAGGAGGAGATAAACGATGAAAAAGATAACAAAACTGATAATGGCTGCCTGTTTATTGACGGGCGTGGCGGCTTGTGATACAGACAAAGATGTGGTGGTGTACGGTGAAGATTCCGGTGCTATTCAAGTTGAGGCTACGATAAATACGGCTTTCACCCGCAGTAATCCCGGTGCGACGGGAGAACAGCAGAAACAATTTAATGAGGGAGACGAGCTTCAGTTAAGTTGTGAAGACGGCTATCTGAACTATGTATTCTCCGGTGGCAAATGGTCACCGACTGATAATTACTATCTGAGATGGGGAACGGAACCTGTAACATATTCCGCCTTTTATCCGGTAATTAACGGGGCTAGCACTGCCAACTTTATTCTTCCCACCAACCAGCAACGTTTGGAAAATCTGGCAAATGCGGATTATATGACTTGTACTGTGGAGAATGCTACGGATGACGGTTCCCGTATTCTCCGCCTGGGTATGAACCGGAAAATGGCGAAAGTCATAATGACGTTGGCGGATGTAAGCGGACAAGGTAAAGTGCAGGGAGTGAAAATCGGTTCTTATCAGGGATATACGAATGGGGAAGTGGTAGAAACTACTTCTTTGGTATCACCTTTTATTACTGTTCCCGAAGGTGGCAAGGCGGGGCAGAATGGTTGCAGCTATACTGCAATCGTGACTCCTGGAAAAGCCGGAACAACTGCTACTTTTGTCTCTTTGAACTATTTGGGAGAGGATTTGGTAATGCCCGGCATTCCCGAACTGAAACCCGGAAAATGTTATGAGTTCACTCTAAAGGTGGAAGGTTCGGTGATATCTGTCAGTGAACCGGTTGTTTCTCCGTGGGATGGCGGTACTTTGCCGGGCGGAGATGTGGAAGAACTGCAACTGGCTGCTTACTATGTGAAAGAACAGCCTGCCGGAAATGCCACCGGTATGGACTGGGATAATGCAATGGGCGTGGATGCATTGCGCAACTTGCTGCAAACGAGCAGTAACAGTACGGTTTCCAATGCCAATGCAGTCAAACTTGATGGCAAGAAGATTTATGTGGCTGCGGGCTCTTATGAAATAGCGAAAGAGAATTCCGGTGTGAAGGTAGAGTATAGCGGTTATAGCAAGCAGGTGGAGATAACAGTTGAGGGCGGATATGACCCTTCAAGCACGGGAACCGACCTGACCAGACGTGACGTTAGCAAATATACGACTGCTTTTGTCAGAAGTACAAACAGCAATGCGTCTGCTACATCGGGAGGTATGTTCTGTCTTGGAAATCAGATAAATATAACTTTCGAGGATTGTACTTTCGACGGACAATATAAACAAGGCGATAAAGGAGATGTGAATGGATTCTATGTGGCGGCAGGTCAGTCGGGCAATGCTGTCTTACAGTTGAAGAATTGTGTGGTAAAGAACTTCAACCGCGAAAGTGCTTCTGATGCAGGACCGGCTATCAAGATAGCCAAAGGAAATGTTTTCCTGGAATGTGTAGAATTTGTGAATAACCGGGCAGCCAATCGGGGAGGAGCTATTCTGGTGGGTAATAATAATGCTCCTCTATTGTTTATGAACAATTGCCTATTGCATGGGAATCATGCACCGGCAGCCTGGGGTACTGCTATACATGCCGGAAATGGATATGTTTGTATGAATAATACGACTGTACTTGGTACTACGGGCACAAGTAATAGTAGTGTTACTGTCAACGGAGATGCTCGCTTTATGCTTTCCAATACCACGATTGTTGGTAATTCGGGCAATCCTAACGGAGTATTCCGTGCAGGAAAGGGGG contains:
- a CDS encoding RagB/SusD family nutrient uptake outer membrane protein; translated protein: MKITKYIIGLGLMAGTVLGLPSCTDLSETVYDQVMSKNYYNTKQDVINAVFRPFEHMYCCIWIRHENEELPADQFITPTRGTWWYDGGLWEMYHRHQYDDINQGDWLIEWENFYVGISQCNMVLDDLSQLNPSSFGLSDGEFESFKAQLRCMRAWGYLRLLNTHRNCILTTTSDQAVNEQPENRKQVSPQVMFDFIESELKDYCLAALPSKSGQSGNGAQQGQFTKAAAASLLVRLYLNAEKWIGQPKWQECIEMCNRITGGEFGYYAIADNWYEPFDWNNEMSNEVIFGFPGSYGLTSWHLQNDRRTVYGRGLPYGSAYYLKIEGNGERNPKYALSPSYDNQQPRELFDYELGMVTRKFAKYPGDVRYKQYVNTGNNTREGMFFLEGKIANSAVSGGYAKNPDNQYVLYLRDQVGRFEGNAESGYISNPAYKESKLGNGDFNSGLYCVKYPFYPFTGGYYIESDYTEIRLAEIVYSQAECLLRLGQAGEAGKLLNSVRKRNYENFTANIAYQPEGNVVLDMKEMLDEWGREFLAESRRRTDLIRFGRYQEAWWDKPRDADNHYELFPLSQTQLEQNEYLKQNPGYPDITR
- a CDS encoding right-handed parallel beta-helix repeat-containing protein, which gives rise to MRNSLFIISKLCMLAFIILLAQGCQEDYEMIDPPMMTDYDDDLDEEVIMQEGLESYFVTQFGEGDMDGSSWEQALDVAGFRKLLSGSVDLSKSTIYMSQGKYVMSEESGLGVIIRKNVKAIKGGYSQFSEGTDVSVRDIDAYVTVISGDVNGNKQADAGDCGLLLVKKGIIAIEGVTFQYGYVSEADASTTECGSGIYVNGSTGDTSVELTDCVIRDCKSTVTTSLKQGGAAVFILSGQVRLNNVKLLDNTSVGRGGAVRCNSKTAVALMNKSLLKGNSHSGSWGNGIQMSEGHICMNNTTIIENEGTGAALNGGGSFLLVNSTIVGNASDSHGAVRCETGIGGDTKFVNNLLIAENPSAPSFNLNGSNKEASSKGYNVYQRVTGITMSTLDTAYPNPVNGMLNEEGVYVWDINQLGTIKGYATKQAVIEVAKSFNPVASPIANLGEVFVEWVGEDAFGVDQRGVTRNANKMQAGAYDAVLTN
- a CDS encoding fimbrillin family protein; the encoded protein is MKKIFYILALGIGLTGCSNNEDELLPVGGSSEARVISVITEVNEPLSRAGYDATNLERFGLMIRNGENAAYNYHKQMVGSGNVWSTSDGQQMLWDAERTPVTMIAYAPYASEATPDAPLAVNALTNQATEANVMSSDFLLMKATVDPEKDLTADGKLKISLNHAMSKLIIKITVNGTADAEMNKLGDMSINGAVVNGICDLTVAAPVVVPVADAAVATVVPYKGTDYCECILPPQRIAEGFSINFSYDGKLYIWSAEEAIELEKGVEHTLTLNVNTTARLAAMQARNWATGQLIDRN
- a CDS encoding fimbrillin family protein, with the translated sequence MKKITKLIMAACLLTGVAACDTDKDVVVYGEDSGAIQVEATINTAFTRSNPGATGEQQKQFNEGDELQLSCEDGYLNYVFSGGKWSPTDNYYLRWGTEPVTYSAFYPVINGASTANFILPTNQQRLENLANADYMTCTVENATDDGSRILRLGMNRKMAKVIMTLADVSGQGKVQGVKIGSYQGYTNGEVVETTSLVSPFITVPEGGKAGQNGCSYTAIVTPGKAGTTATFVSLNYLGEDLVMPGIPELKPGKCYEFTLKVEGSVISVSEPVVSPWDGGTLPGGDVEELQLAAYYVKEQPAGNATGMDWDNAMGVDALRNLLQTSSNSTVSNANAVKLDGKKIYVAAGSYEIAKENSGVKVEYSGYSKQVEITVEGGYDPSSTGTDLTRRDVSKYTTAFVRSTNSNASATSGGMFCLGNQINITFEDCTFDGQYKQGDKGDVNGFYVAAGQSGNAVLQLKNCVVKNFNRESASDAGPAIKIAKGNVFLECVEFVNNRAANRGGAILVGNNNAPLLFMNNCLLHGNHAPAAWGTAIHAGNGYVCMNNTTVLGTTGTSNSSVTVNGDARFMLSNTTIVGNSGNPNGVFRAGKGASLVVNSLFAKGAGTKTIYLGNITSKGYNVYQAADAGWGAIGTDTDYSSQTLPAASLTDGVYQWTVASIIDEFATRQSVIDAVKSFDATVGQQFVDWVGETGFGVDQRGATRNANKMQPGAYDAGL